The Anoplopoma fimbria isolate UVic2021 breed Golden Eagle Sablefish chromosome 5, Afim_UVic_2022, whole genome shotgun sequence genome contains a region encoding:
- the LOC129091714 gene encoding uncharacterized protein LOC129091714, protein MSLKIFSSRVLFRVLNHGVVTTSKPLRARDAAVVGWSSVRGYYNIWKPRYPGPGRAAITRVVDLRSDMVAQPGPAMRKAMAEADLGDDLMRRDMAVEELEKITADMFQMEAALFVPSGTMGNLIAVMVHCRERGDEMIVGDRSHIHIYEQGGSAQLAGVHSITATTLPDGSFDLEELESKIRHGYPKPYYPRSRLICLENTHNVQGGRVLPLTFLQKVRALADRYGLSVHMDGARVMNAAVAQRVPPSTILQHTHTVSVCLSKGLGAPVGCMLAGPQDFISQAVRCRKALGGGMQKAGIVAAAGKMALLDMVGRLEDDHHNAKTFAQALHDCDPRLFAVDMATVETNIVRFYLQEPSLSPSEFCERMAQVGDGEEAALGQGIQVLMYPYFGNSIRAVWHLGISPEDTQLAIRKMQFVASEYLEERVRAQ, encoded by the exons ATgtctttgaaaatattttctaGCAGAGTTTTGTTTAGAGTTTTGAACCATGGTGTCGTCACCACAAGCAAACCGCTCAGGGCCCGAGATGCTGCCGTGGTGGGATGGAGCTCTGTGCGTGGCTACTACAACATATGGAAACCCAGGTACCCAGGACCGGGCAGGGCAGCCATCACCCGGGTGGTGGACCTCCGCAGTGACATGGTGGCCCAACCAGGGCCGGCAATGAGGAAGGCCATGGCGGAAGCCGATCTTGGAGATGACCTGATGAGAAGAGACATGGCTGTTGAAG AATTAGAGAAAATTACAGCTGACATGTTTCAGATGGAAGCTGCACTGTTTGTTCCGTCTGGAACCATGGGCAACCTCATAGCAG TGATGGTGCACTGCAGAGAGCGAGGCGACGAGATGATTGTGGGCGATCGTTCCCATATACACATCTATGAGCAAGGAGGGAGCGCACAG cTAGCAGGGGTTCATTCCATCACAGCGACCACTCTCCCTGATGGATCATTTGACTTGGAGGAGCTGGAATCAAAGATCCGCCACGGCTACCCCAAACCCTACTACCCACGCTCACGCCTGATATgtttggaaaacacacacaatgttcaggGAGGGCGTGTGCTGCCTCTGACCTTCCtgcagaag GTTCGTGCTTTGGCAGATAGATATGGTCTGTCAGTCCACATGGATGGAGCCAGGGTGATGAATGCTGCTGTGGCCCAGAGGGTGCCTCCATCCACCatactgcagcacacacacaccgtcagtGTGTGCCTCTCCAAG GGTTTGGGTGCCCCCGTTGGTTGCATGCTGGCTGGACCTCAAGACTTCATATCCCAGGCGGTGCGGTGCCGTAAAGCTCTGGGTGGGGGGATGCAGAAGGCTGGCATAGTGGCAGCAGCTGGGAAAATGGCTCTACTGGACATGGTTGGAAGACTGGAGGATGATCACCACAATGCAAAGACCTTTGCTCAAG CTCTGCACGATTGTGACCCTCGTCTATTCGCTGTAGACATGGCCACCGTGGAGACAAACATTGTGCGGTTCTACCTACAGGAGCCCAGTTTAAGCCCCTCTGAGTTCTGTGAGCGCATGGCTCAGGTTGGCGATGGAGAGGAGGCGGCACTGGGACAGGGGATACAAGTTCTCATGTACCCCTATTTTGGAAATTCAATAAGGGCTGTATGGCATCTTGGGATTTCCCCTGAAGATACCCAGCTGGCCATCAGGAAAATGCAATTTGTGGCTTCTGAGTACTTGGAGGAAAGAGTCAGAGCCCAGTGA